From Cronobacter turicensis z3032, the proteins below share one genomic window:
- the era gene encoding GTP-binding protein era homolog, whose protein sequence is MSETKTHCGFIAIVGRPNVGKSTLLNKLLGQKISITSRKAQTTRHRIVGIHTEGEYQAIYVDTPGLHMEEKRAINRLMNKAASSSIGDVELVIFVVEGTRWTPDDEMVLNKLRDGKAPVILAINKVDNVQDKAELLPHLQFLGSQMNFLDIVPLSAETGMNVDTIASIVRKHLPEAIHHFPEDYITDRSQRFMASEIIREKLMRFLGAELPYSVTVEIERFVTNERGGYDINGLILVEREGQKKMVIGNKGAKIKTIGIEARKDMQDMFEAPVHLELWVKVKSGWADDERALRSLGYVDDL, encoded by the coding sequence ATGAGCGAAACCAAAACACACTGCGGATTTATCGCCATCGTTGGCCGCCCGAACGTCGGGAAGTCAACGCTGCTGAACAAACTGCTCGGGCAGAAAATTTCTATTACTTCCCGTAAGGCGCAAACCACGCGCCACCGTATCGTGGGCATTCACACCGAGGGCGAGTATCAGGCTATCTATGTTGATACCCCCGGCCTGCATATGGAAGAAAAACGCGCGATTAACCGCCTGATGAACAAAGCGGCCAGCAGCTCTATCGGCGACGTTGAGCTGGTGATTTTCGTGGTCGAAGGCACCCGCTGGACGCCGGACGACGAAATGGTCCTGAACAAACTGCGCGACGGTAAAGCGCCGGTCATTCTGGCGATCAACAAAGTGGATAACGTGCAGGATAAAGCGGAGCTGTTGCCGCATCTGCAGTTCCTGGGAAGCCAGATGAATTTCCTCGATATCGTGCCTCTCTCTGCGGAGACCGGCATGAATGTGGATACCATCGCGTCGATCGTGCGTAAGCACCTGCCAGAGGCGATTCACCACTTCCCGGAAGATTACATCACCGACCGCTCGCAGCGCTTTATGGCTTCCGAAATCATCCGTGAAAAACTGATGCGTTTCCTGGGCGCTGAGCTGCCGTATTCGGTGACGGTCGAAATTGAGCGTTTCGTAACGAACGAGCGCGGCGGTTACGACATCAACGGGCTGATCCTCGTTGAGCGCGAAGGGCAGAAGAAAATGGTGATTGGCAATAAAGGCGCCAAAATCAAAACCATCGGCATCGAAGCGCGTAAAGACATGCAGGACATGTTTGAAGCGCCGGTGCATCTTGAGCTGTGGGTTAAAGTGAAATCAGGCTGGGCCGACGACGAGCGCGCCCTGCGCAGTCTCGGTTACGTCGACGATCTTTAA
- the lepB gene encoding Signal peptidase I, translated as MANMFALILVIATLVTGILWCVDKFIFAPKRRERAALAATDAQDAGVSKKAGPKPGWLETGASVFPVLAVVLVVRSFIYEPFQIPSGSMMPTLLIGDFILVEKFAYGIKDPIYQKTLIETGHPKRGDIAVFKYPGDPRLDYIKRVVGLPGDKVSYDPVAKEVTVQPNCSSGQACANALPITYSNVEPSDFVQTFGRQSGGEASSGFFQVPKNESKDGGIRLTERKETLGDVTHRILTVPIAQDQVGIYYRQQGQQTGTWIVPPGHYFMMGDNRDNSADSRYWGFVPEANLVGKATAIWMSFEKQEGEWPTGVRLNRIGGIH; from the coding sequence ATGGCGAATATGTTTGCCCTGATCCTGGTCATCGCAACGCTGGTGACGGGCATCTTGTGGTGCGTGGATAAATTTATCTTCGCGCCGAAGCGTCGCGAGCGCGCGGCGCTTGCCGCCACGGATGCGCAGGACGCAGGCGTGTCGAAGAAAGCGGGCCCGAAACCGGGCTGGCTGGAAACCGGCGCGTCGGTCTTCCCGGTTCTGGCCGTCGTTCTGGTGGTGCGCTCGTTTATCTACGAGCCGTTCCAGATCCCGTCAGGCTCAATGATGCCGACGCTGCTTATCGGCGATTTTATCCTCGTGGAGAAATTCGCCTACGGCATTAAAGATCCGATCTACCAGAAGACGCTTATCGAAACCGGCCATCCGAAGCGCGGCGACATCGCGGTATTTAAATATCCGGGCGATCCGCGCCTTGACTACATCAAGCGCGTGGTTGGTCTGCCGGGCGATAAAGTCAGCTACGATCCGGTGGCGAAAGAAGTGACCGTCCAGCCGAACTGCAGTTCAGGCCAGGCGTGCGCGAACGCGCTGCCGATCACCTATTCGAACGTCGAGCCGAGCGATTTCGTGCAGACCTTTGGCCGTCAGAGCGGCGGCGAGGCGAGCAGCGGTTTCTTCCAGGTACCGAAGAACGAAAGCAAAGACGGCGGCATCCGCCTGACCGAGCGTAAGGAAACCTTAGGCGACGTCACGCACCGCATTCTGACGGTGCCTATCGCGCAGGATCAGGTGGGTATTTACTACCGCCAGCAGGGCCAGCAGACCGGCACCTGGATTGTCCCGCCGGGTCACTACTTCATGATGGGCGACAACCGCGATAACAGCGCCGACAGCCGTTACTGGGGATTCGTACCGGAGGCTAATCTCGTGGGTAAAGCGACCGCTATCTGGATGAGTTTCGAGAAGCAGGAAGGTGAATGGCCGACAGGCGTGCGCCTGAATCGAATCGGCGGCATTCATTAA
- the lepA gene encoding GTP-binding protein lepA, giving the protein MKNIRNFSIIAHIDHGKSTLSDRIIQICGGLSDREMEAQVLDSMDLERERGITIKAQSVTLDYKASDGETYQLNFIDTPGHVDFSYEVSRSLAACEGALLVVDAGQGVEAQTLANCYTAIEMDLEVVPVLNKIDLPAADPERVAEEIEDIVGIDATDAVRCSAKTGVGVQDVLERLVRDIPAPEGDPDAPLQALIIDSWFDNYLGVVSLIRVKNGTLRKGDKVKVMSTGQTYNADRLGIFTPKQIDRTELKCGEVGWLVCAIKDILGAPVGDTLTLARNPAEKALPGFKKVKPQVYAGLFPISSDDYESFRDALGKLSLNDASLFYEPESSTALGFGFRCGFLGLLHMEIIQERLEREYDLDLITTAPTVVYEVQMTNNEVVYVDSPSKLPPLNNIQELREPIAECHMLLPQEYLGNVITLCVEKRGVQTNMVYHGNQVALTYEIPMAEVVLDFFDRLKSTSRGYASLDYNFKRFQASNMVRVDVLINGERVDALALITHNDNAPYRGRELVEKMKELIPRQQFDIAIQAAIGNHIIARSTVKQLRKNVLAKCYGGDVSRKKKLLQKQKEGKKRMKQVGNVELPQEAFLAILHVGKDGK; this is encoded by the coding sequence ATGAAGAACATACGCAACTTTTCGATCATCGCTCACATCGACCACGGTAAATCGACGCTGTCTGACCGTATTATTCAAATTTGCGGCGGCCTTTCCGATCGCGAAATGGAAGCGCAGGTGCTGGATTCCATGGATCTGGAGCGCGAGCGCGGCATTACCATTAAAGCCCAGAGCGTGACGCTTGACTACAAAGCCTCCGACGGCGAAACCTACCAGCTTAACTTTATCGACACCCCCGGCCACGTGGACTTCTCCTATGAAGTTTCCCGCTCCCTCGCTGCGTGCGAAGGCGCGCTGCTGGTGGTGGACGCAGGGCAGGGCGTGGAAGCGCAGACCCTCGCCAACTGCTATACCGCGATCGAAATGGATCTCGAAGTGGTGCCGGTACTGAACAAAATTGACCTGCCTGCGGCCGATCCTGAGCGCGTGGCGGAAGAAATCGAAGATATCGTCGGCATCGACGCCACCGATGCGGTGCGCTGTTCGGCGAAAACCGGCGTTGGCGTGCAGGATGTACTGGAGCGTCTGGTGCGCGACATCCCTGCGCCGGAAGGCGATCCGGATGCCCCATTGCAGGCGCTGATCATCGACTCCTGGTTCGATAACTATCTGGGCGTGGTGTCACTGATCCGTGTGAAGAACGGCACCCTGCGCAAGGGCGATAAAGTCAAAGTCATGAGCACTGGTCAGACGTACAACGCTGACCGTCTTGGGATTTTCACGCCGAAACAGATTGACCGTACCGAGCTGAAATGCGGCGAGGTAGGCTGGCTGGTGTGCGCGATTAAAGACATTCTCGGCGCGCCGGTAGGCGATACCCTGACGCTTGCGCGCAACCCGGCGGAAAAAGCGCTGCCAGGCTTTAAGAAAGTGAAGCCGCAGGTTTACGCGGGTCTCTTCCCGATAAGCTCTGATGATTACGAGTCCTTCCGCGACGCGCTCGGCAAGCTGAGCCTCAACGACGCCTCCCTGTTCTACGAGCCGGAAAGCTCTACGGCGCTGGGCTTCGGCTTCCGCTGCGGCTTCCTCGGCCTGCTGCACATGGAGATAATCCAGGAGCGTCTGGAGCGCGAATACGATCTCGATCTCATCACTACGGCACCGACCGTTGTGTATGAAGTGCAGATGACCAACAACGAGGTGGTCTATGTCGACAGCCCGTCCAAGCTGCCGCCGCTGAACAATATTCAGGAGCTGCGCGAGCCTATCGCCGAGTGTCACATGCTGCTGCCGCAGGAATACCTCGGCAACGTCATCACGCTGTGCGTCGAAAAACGCGGCGTGCAGACCAACATGGTGTACCACGGCAATCAGGTTGCGCTGACCTATGAAATCCCGATGGCGGAAGTCGTGCTCGACTTCTTCGATCGTCTGAAGTCAACCTCGCGCGGTTACGCGTCGCTGGATTACAACTTCAAGCGCTTCCAGGCCTCGAACATGGTGCGTGTTGACGTACTGATCAACGGCGAGCGCGTCGATGCGCTGGCGCTGATCACCCACAACGACAACGCGCCGTACCGCGGCCGCGAGCTGGTGGAAAAGATGAAAGAACTGATCCCGCGCCAGCAGTTCGATATCGCCATTCAGGCGGCTATCGGTAACCACATTATTGCCCGCTCCACAGTGAAACAGCTGCGTAAAAACGTGCTGGCAAAATGCTACGGCGGCGACGTCAGCCGTAAGAAAAAGCTGTTGCAGAAACAGAAAGAGGGTAAAAAACGCATGAAGCAGGTCGGTAACGTCGAACTGCCGCAAGAAGCGTTCCTCGCCATTCTGCACGTTGGGAAAGACGGTAAATAA
- the rseC gene encoding Sigma-E factor regulatory protein rseC, with the protein MIKEWATVVSWQNGEAVLSCDVKASCSSCASRAGCGTRVLNKLGPQNTHYINVPSEQPLVAGQKVELGIAEGSLLGSAMLVYLSPLLGLFMMAGIFQALFGSDLAAMCGAALGGVGGFLLARGLSPTFASRESWQPIILSVGLPPDALRVETSPSSDSR; encoded by the coding sequence ATGATTAAAGAGTGGGCCACGGTAGTCTCGTGGCAAAACGGCGAAGCCGTACTTAGCTGCGACGTAAAAGCCTCCTGCAGCAGTTGCGCGTCCCGCGCCGGTTGCGGCACGCGCGTGCTGAACAAGCTGGGGCCGCAGAATACGCACTATATTAACGTGCCGAGCGAACAGCCGCTGGTGGCCGGTCAGAAAGTAGAGCTGGGCATCGCCGAAGGCAGCTTGCTTGGCTCCGCAATGCTGGTGTACCTGTCGCCGCTGTTGGGCCTGTTTATGATGGCCGGGATCTTCCAGGCGTTATTTGGCTCCGATCTTGCTGCAATGTGCGGCGCGGCGCTTGGCGGCGTGGGCGGTTTTCTGCTGGCGCGCGGCCTGTCGCCGACGTTCGCGTCGCGTGAAAGCTGGCAGCCGATTATTCTCAGCGTCGGCCTCCCGCCGGATGCGCTGCGCGTCGAAACCTCTCCTTCCTCAGACAGCCGGTAA
- the rnc gene encoding Ribonuclease 3, producing the protein MFDAFINWYRMNPIVINRLQRKLGYTFHHQDLLQQALTHRSASSKHNERLEFLGDSILSFVIANALYHRFPRVDEGDMSRMRATLVRGNTLAEIAREFELGECLRLGPGELKSGGFRRESILADTVEALIGGIFLDSDIQTVERLILTWYQTRLDEISPGDKQKDPKTRLQEYLQGRHLPLPSYLVVQVRGEAHDQEFTIHCQVSGLSEPVVGTGSSRRKAEQAAAEQALKKLELE; encoded by the coding sequence ATTTTTGACGCATTCATTAATTGGTATCGCATGAACCCCATCGTAATTAATCGGCTTCAGCGAAAGCTGGGCTACACTTTTCATCATCAGGATCTGTTGCAGCAGGCATTAACGCATCGCAGTGCCAGCAGCAAACATAATGAGCGTCTGGAGTTTCTGGGTGACTCCATTTTAAGTTTCGTGATTGCGAACGCGCTGTATCACCGTTTCCCGCGCGTCGATGAAGGCGACATGAGCCGTATGCGCGCAACGCTTGTACGCGGCAATACGCTCGCTGAAATCGCGCGTGAATTTGAGCTGGGCGAGTGCCTGCGTCTTGGGCCGGGCGAGCTGAAAAGCGGCGGTTTTCGTCGCGAATCGATTCTTGCCGATACCGTTGAAGCTTTAATCGGCGGCATTTTCCTCGACAGCGATATTCAGACCGTCGAGCGCTTAATTCTCACCTGGTATCAAACACGTCTGGATGAAATCAGTCCGGGCGATAAACAAAAAGATCCTAAAACGCGTCTGCAGGAATATCTGCAGGGGCGCCATCTGCCGCTACCGTCTTACCTGGTAGTGCAGGTGCGTGGGGAAGCTCACGATCAGGAATTTACTATCCACTGCCAGGTAAGTGGCCTGAGCGAACCGGTGGTCGGCACGGGTTCCAGCCGCCGCAAAGCGGAGCAGGCAGCCGCTGAGCAGGCGCTGAAAAAACTGGAGCTGGAATGA